A stretch of Acidobacteriota bacterium DNA encodes these proteins:
- a CDS encoding c-type cytochrome: MKHGVWLVCGAGLLISAAGVRATGAPQLPAAYTNLQVLPKDITQDQLMGVMKGATQSLGVRCWYCHDGAGDDLSTYNFAADTKEPKATARIMLRLTSQLNNALKDVGPRKGDTNKITCQTCHRGNKTPAR, from the coding sequence ATGAAGCATGGCGTCTGGCTGGTGTGCGGCGCAGGGCTGCTGATCTCGGCGGCCGGGGTGCGCGCCACGGGTGCGCCTCAACTGCCGGCGGCGTATACAAACCTCCAGGTGCTGCCGAAGGACATCACGCAGGATCAGCTCATGGGGGTGATGAAAGGCGCCACACAGTCGTTGGGCGTCCGGTGCTGGTACTGCCATGACGGCGCGGGAGATGACCTGTCCACCTACAATTTCGCCGCCGACACGAAGGAGCCCAAGGCGACGGCCAGGATCATGTTGCGCCTCACCAGTCAGCTCAACAACGCGCTGAAGGATGTGGGACCGCGCAAGGGGGACACGAACAAGATCACCTGCCAGACGTGCCATCGGGGCAATAAGACGCCCGCGAGGTGA
- a CDS encoding ABC transporter permease: MSSLLQDLKYSLRGIGRRPGHTALIVLTLAIGLGVNTVAFSSVNALLFRPFHITNADKYGWVFAGPQGDSFSGVSLEMFEALRARTSTLEALVAEGRMPLAAAAAAGPEQVWGLAVSSNYFSVVQAPIVAGRALSPTDTAAGAVPILISERYWRNHWNAASDLTSIRPVMNGQLTSVIGVVADSFQGPGGIFEPHLWFPLDASAQLRLAITPGSEWLTMMATPAAGASARQIGAEVEGIVRGVDTVSAEGRTPGRERRGQYVPISDGHPEARALGAPAAMAMAAVGLVLLIACFNVAGLILARSAERQRELGLRTALGASRMRLTRQLLVEGLVLASIAGTAALVLAAWSEALLGGLSLPAPIPQRLHFTMDWRMVAFTAALVIVAAAVPVLTPAWQVFRTNPIGWLKAGTAGSVGGSARARRGWVSLQVAGSTVFLTLALMFVTSYVAGLRTDLGFNTSHVALLQVSPTNFSIAPERQRALVTDLVSRLKTAPAVEQVSLADRTPFQIGVNQTRLLSTDGRNCDNGGCVSVVSSGVSAAFFETMEIPLLAGRLFDDASGADAETAVISAATAEALWPGRSPLGEQIHESASDRPRQVIGVVADIVLRLDRPNGPSLYRPITDEQLAAPVTVVARSRVDADAAAALLRSTWRDLDPTLPPATVQTMDQRMELPLWPSRVGAAFFATCGLLAVVLVTVGLFGVTYYAVAQRTREFGIRLALGATGPDLRRLVLGESMRLIMPGLIVGLAGAAALAALAQSALIGVTALDPQWYAAALALQIAVALLASWSPARRASLVAPHTSLRSD, encoded by the coding sequence ATGTCTTCCCTGCTCCAGGATCTGAAATACTCGCTGCGAGGCATCGGCCGCCGCCCGGGCCATACCGCGTTGATCGTGCTGACGCTGGCCATTGGCCTGGGCGTCAACACGGTGGCATTCTCCAGCGTCAATGCCCTGCTCTTCCGGCCGTTCCACATCACGAACGCCGACAAGTACGGCTGGGTGTTCGCGGGGCCCCAGGGCGACTCGTTCTCAGGTGTGTCGCTCGAGATGTTCGAGGCTCTGCGCGCGAGGACCTCAACTCTGGAGGCACTCGTGGCCGAAGGTCGGATGCCCCTGGCCGCGGCGGCCGCAGCAGGTCCGGAGCAGGTGTGGGGACTGGCCGTCTCGTCCAACTACTTCTCGGTCGTGCAGGCGCCGATTGTGGCCGGCCGCGCACTGTCGCCGACCGACACCGCCGCCGGTGCCGTGCCGATCCTCATCAGCGAACGGTACTGGCGCAACCACTGGAATGCCGCATCAGACCTGACGTCCATCCGGCCGGTCATGAACGGGCAGCTGACGAGCGTCATCGGTGTCGTGGCCGATTCCTTCCAGGGGCCAGGAGGCATCTTCGAGCCGCATCTCTGGTTCCCCCTCGACGCCTCAGCCCAGTTGCGCCTGGCCATCACGCCAGGCAGCGAGTGGCTGACGATGATGGCGACGCCGGCGGCGGGCGCGTCCGCGCGGCAGATTGGCGCGGAAGTGGAAGGCATCGTGAGGGGTGTCGACACGGTCAGCGCCGAGGGTCGAACGCCGGGCCGTGAACGGCGCGGGCAATACGTCCCCATCAGCGACGGCCACCCTGAAGCTCGCGCGTTGGGCGCACCGGCGGCCATGGCGATGGCGGCCGTGGGCCTGGTGCTCCTGATCGCCTGTTTTAATGTCGCAGGATTGATCCTGGCCCGCTCCGCCGAGCGCCAGCGTGAATTGGGCCTCCGAACGGCGCTGGGCGCTAGCCGCATGCGACTCACGCGCCAACTTCTGGTCGAAGGCCTGGTGCTCGCCAGCATTGCCGGCACCGCCGCGCTGGTGCTGGCGGCCTGGAGCGAAGCGCTCCTGGGCGGCTTGAGCCTTCCCGCGCCTATCCCACAGCGCCTGCACTTCACCATGGACTGGCGCATGGTCGCCTTCACTGCGGCCCTGGTCATTGTTGCTGCCGCTGTGCCGGTACTGACACCGGCGTGGCAGGTGTTCCGGACCAATCCGATCGGTTGGCTCAAGGCCGGTACGGCAGGGTCAGTGGGCGGATCGGCACGGGCCAGGCGCGGGTGGGTCTCTCTGCAAGTGGCCGGATCTACCGTCTTTCTGACATTGGCGCTTATGTTCGTCACCAGTTATGTGGCGGGCCTGCGCACCGACCTTGGCTTCAACACCAGCCACGTGGCGCTGTTACAGGTGTCGCCAACCAATTTCTCGATCGCGCCAGAGCGCCAGCGTGCGCTCGTGACCGATCTGGTGTCCAGGCTCAAGACCGCGCCCGCGGTTGAACAGGTCAGCCTGGCCGATCGCACGCCGTTCCAGATTGGGGTCAATCAGACGCGCCTGCTCTCCACCGACGGCCGCAACTGCGACAACGGCGGCTGTGTCTCAGTCGTCTCATCCGGCGTCAGCGCGGCATTCTTCGAGACGATGGAGATCCCCCTGCTAGCCGGCCGGTTGTTTGACGACGCCAGCGGGGCGGACGCCGAGACGGCCGTCATCAGCGCCGCCACCGCCGAGGCCCTCTGGCCCGGCCGCAGTCCACTCGGAGAGCAAATCCACGAGAGCGCCTCCGATCGCCCACGCCAAGTCATCGGCGTCGTCGCCGACATCGTGCTCCGCCTCGACCGGCCGAACGGGCCGTCTCTCTATCGGCCGATCACCGATGAACAACTTGCCGCCCCGGTCACCGTTGTCGCCCGCAGCCGCGTTGATGCTGATGCCGCGGCCGCCTTGCTCAGAAGCACTTGGCGCGACCTCGACCCCACGCTGCCTCCGGCGACGGTGCAGACCATGGATCAGCGAATGGAGTTGCCGCTATGGCCGTCGAGGGTCGGAGCCGCATTTTTCGCCACCTGCGGCTTGCTCGCGGTCGTGTTGGTGACGGTCGGGCTGTTCGGCGTCACGTATTACGCCGTGGCACAGCGCACCCGGGAGTTCGGCATCCGCCTCGCACTGGGAGCCACAGGCCCGGACCTTCGTCGCCTCGTACTGGGCGAGTCGATGCGCCTGATCATGCCCGGCCTGATCGTTGGTCTTGCCGGGGCCGCCGCGCTCGCGGCCCTGGCGCAATCCGCACTCATTGGCGTGACAGCTCTTGACCCGCAGTGGTACGCCGCGGCCCTGGCGCTTCAGATCGCCGTCGCTCTGCTCGCCAGTTGGTCACCTGCGAGGCGGGCTTCGCTGGTCGCGCCGCACACTTCGCTCCGCAGCGACTAG
- a CDS encoding tetratricopeptide repeat protein: MTARPAKTHMATTVPGVTRGRTVALALALVVGVAALYARAVWFDFVLLDDPSYIVENPQVMGGLTWPGVVWAFTTFYKGYWIPLTWLSYMADVSVGGRGPAMFHATNIALHAANVALLFGLLVRMTRAPWKSLVVAALFAVHPLHVESVAWITERKDVLSTFFALLSVHLYVRYTARPRVTVYAGMAACFALSLMAKPMMVTLPVLLLLLDFWPVERLQFHRETRWRTLVAEKLPLLAIAAAASVLTIVTQGNAGALANFDALPLGPRIGYAILGYGAFLYRLVWPVGLNALYAFPEPLPLGWTLAAGVVLAGISYAAVRAVRTRPYVTMGWFWFVIAMAPVSGVLQAGQQWTADRFAYVPFIGLYIAIVWLVAPVMARVRYGAVVASVAVILAAAVAAHTQLGYWQNGEVLWRRILATGGDAVRGNIVLGFEMSRTGRKDAAIEHFEEVLRVQPDHVEAKGRLGTVHAELADALERAGKLDEAVAHYRDAVRLMPDAAEVQNNFGALLASQGRAAEALPHFAAAVQRLPKWESARLNYAVALAQTNQPAEAFRQFEEVLRINPSNALARRALGR; encoded by the coding sequence GTGACGGCACGACCCGCCAAGACACACATGGCGACAACCGTCCCCGGTGTAACCCGGGGGCGGACGGTCGCGCTCGCGTTGGCGCTCGTTGTCGGCGTTGCAGCGCTCTACGCGCGCGCGGTGTGGTTCGACTTCGTCCTGCTCGACGACCCTTCCTACATCGTCGAAAACCCACAGGTGATGGGAGGGTTGACCTGGCCGGGGGTCGTGTGGGCCTTCACGACCTTCTACAAGGGGTACTGGATTCCGCTGACGTGGCTGTCGTACATGGCCGATGTGTCGGTCGGTGGCCGGGGCCCCGCGATGTTTCACGCCACGAACATCGCCTTGCACGCCGCGAACGTGGCGTTGTTGTTTGGCCTGCTCGTGCGGATGACCCGGGCCCCATGGAAGAGTCTGGTCGTCGCCGCACTGTTTGCCGTGCATCCGTTGCATGTGGAATCCGTGGCCTGGATCACGGAGCGCAAGGACGTGTTGAGTACCTTCTTCGCATTGCTGAGTGTTCACCTCTATGTGCGGTATACCGCCAGGCCGCGCGTGACGGTGTATGCCGGCATGGCCGCGTGCTTCGCGCTGAGCCTGATGGCGAAGCCGATGATGGTGACGCTGCCGGTGCTCCTCCTGTTACTGGATTTCTGGCCGGTCGAGCGATTGCAGTTCCACCGTGAGACGCGATGGCGCACATTGGTAGCAGAAAAACTGCCGCTGCTGGCCATCGCTGCCGCAGCTTCCGTCCTCACGATAGTGACCCAGGGAAATGCCGGTGCGCTGGCGAACTTTGATGCCCTGCCGTTGGGCCCTCGCATTGGTTACGCCATCCTTGGCTACGGGGCCTTCCTGTACCGGCTAGTGTGGCCGGTGGGGCTCAATGCACTCTACGCCTTCCCCGAGCCTCTTCCCCTCGGCTGGACACTTGCCGCAGGTGTGGTGCTGGCTGGTATTTCATACGCGGCGGTTCGTGCGGTCCGGACGCGACCGTACGTGACGATGGGATGGTTCTGGTTTGTGATCGCGATGGCTCCAGTGAGCGGCGTGCTGCAAGCGGGTCAGCAGTGGACAGCAGATCGCTTCGCGTATGTGCCGTTCATCGGCTTGTATATCGCGATTGTGTGGCTGGTGGCGCCGGTGATGGCTCGTGTGCGCTACGGTGCCGTGGTCGCGAGCGTCGCGGTGATTCTTGCGGCGGCCGTGGCCGCGCACACGCAACTGGGCTACTGGCAGAATGGCGAAGTGTTGTGGCGGCGCATCCTGGCCACTGGTGGCGATGCGGTGCGCGGGAACATTGTGCTCGGCTTCGAGATGTCGAGGACCGGCCGTAAAGACGCCGCCATCGAACACTTCGAAGAAGTACTGCGCGTGCAGCCGGATCACGTAGAAGCCAAAGGAAGACTGGGCACGGTTCACGCCGAACTGGCCGACGCTCTTGAGCGGGCCGGCAAGCTGGATGAAGCGGTGGCGCACTATCGCGACGCCGTTCGCCTGATGCCAGACGCCGCGGAGGTGCAGAACAATTTCGGCGCCCTGCTCGCCAGCCAGGGCCGGGCGGCCGAGGCCCTGCCCCACTTCGCCGCCGCCGTGCAGCGATTGCCCAAGTGGGAAAGTGCCCGGCTCAACTATGCGGTGGCTCTGGCGCAGACCAATCAACCAGCCGAGGCGTTTCGACAGTTCGAAGAGGTGTTGCGCATCAATCCGTCGAACGCACTGGCGCGGCGGGCCCTCGGCAGATAG
- a CDS encoding YggT family protein, translated as MNQDHTLAAEEERLRRQHDAIKSDVSQRVQDDVARETIVPTPAERGGTEALAGALKQKAVREVASTEAQIQRGGAAARVSQVVDYVFFLIYGFIALSILLEALGARESAGFARFIAAVTSPLLAPFQGLLRDPSFGPSQFMISYVLALVVYAMLHAAINGALRMVAHRKIEV; from the coding sequence ATGAATCAGGATCACACGCTCGCCGCCGAGGAAGAGCGCCTTCGGCGTCAGCATGACGCCATCAAGTCGGACGTCAGTCAGCGCGTGCAGGACGACGTCGCGCGGGAGACGATCGTACCAACGCCTGCAGAACGGGGAGGGACCGAGGCCCTGGCGGGCGCGCTGAAACAGAAGGCTGTGCGCGAGGTGGCGTCAACTGAGGCCCAGATCCAACGCGGCGGCGCTGCGGCGCGTGTATCGCAAGTCGTCGACTACGTCTTCTTCCTCATCTACGGGTTCATCGCCCTTTCAATTCTGCTTGAGGCGCTTGGCGCACGCGAAAGCGCCGGATTCGCCCGGTTCATCGCGGCCGTTACCTCACCACTGCTCGCGCCATTCCAGGGCCTGCTCAGGGACCCGTCGTTCGGGCCATCCCAGTTCATGATTTCGTACGTGCTGGCGCTGGTCGTGTACGCCATGCTGCATGCGGCGATTAACGGCGCGCTCCGCATGGTGGCGCACCGCAAGATAGAGGTCTGA
- a CDS encoding TolC family protein, whose amino-acid sequence MCVRRRWVAAVALTATTLAATASAQTTAMTLAAALTRAREQAPEIVSAKLGIEEARARLAGSAVRFPQNPELTAGVGNRNGSVGRSTDLEFGVSQLFEPSSRRLARQTGAEAAVAERTAALDEVTRLVVAQTAAAFYRALHERERIQMLTSAEQLAASILEIADRRFRAGDIAVLDVNLSKGALARVRAQREQARAAQLAAMGDLKALLGLEGDFVLEGSLGNPPPPQLDTLLTSANQRPILRSLEAAAREAEAEARLGKSFTRPEYGLGLRYGREEQAHIVFGEVTVSLPVFAKGQELFASGTARERRLRAELESARTQVRIEVTTSMAEYDRHREAVRWFETDALPGLDENETLATRSFEAGQLGLPELLLIRREILDTRFDYLAALLEAALARVTLDARASVLK is encoded by the coding sequence ATGTGCGTACGACGACGTTGGGTCGCGGCGGTCGCGCTGACGGCGACCACATTGGCCGCCACTGCCTCAGCGCAGACCACTGCAATGACACTTGCGGCCGCCCTGACCCGCGCCCGCGAGCAGGCGCCGGAGATTGTCAGCGCCAAGCTGGGGATTGAGGAGGCACGTGCGCGCCTCGCTGGTTCCGCTGTCCGCTTTCCTCAGAACCCTGAACTGACGGCCGGTGTGGGCAACAGGAATGGCAGTGTAGGGCGGTCCACTGACTTGGAGTTTGGAGTCTCGCAGTTGTTCGAGCCGTCCAGTCGGCGTCTCGCCCGTCAGACAGGCGCGGAGGCGGCCGTCGCTGAGCGCACAGCCGCTCTCGATGAAGTGACCAGGCTCGTGGTGGCACAGACCGCCGCCGCCTTCTATCGGGCGCTCCATGAAAGGGAACGCATCCAGATGCTCACGTCGGCCGAGCAACTCGCCGCGTCCATTCTTGAGATCGCCGATCGCCGCTTCCGGGCAGGAGACATCGCGGTGCTTGATGTCAACCTCTCTAAGGGCGCACTCGCGCGCGTCCGCGCACAACGGGAACAGGCACGTGCCGCGCAACTCGCCGCCATGGGCGATCTGAAGGCCCTGCTTGGCCTGGAGGGCGATTTCGTCTTGGAGGGCTCCCTTGGGAACCCGCCCCCGCCTCAACTCGATACCTTGCTCACGTCAGCAAACCAGCGGCCCATTCTGCGCTCACTCGAAGCAGCCGCTCGTGAGGCCGAGGCCGAAGCGCGTCTGGGCAAGAGTTTCACCCGCCCCGAGTACGGGCTGGGTCTGCGCTATGGTCGCGAGGAACAGGCGCACATTGTCTTCGGCGAAGTCACGGTGTCCCTGCCGGTGTTTGCGAAGGGGCAGGAACTCTTCGCGAGTGGCACCGCCCGCGAGCGGAGGCTCAGGGCAGAGTTGGAGTCCGCCCGCACGCAGGTGCGAATTGAGGTGACGACGTCGATGGCGGAGTACGACCGGCATCGGGAAGCCGTGCGCTGGTTTGAAACCGACGCGCTTCCCGGCTTGGATGAGAACGAAACTCTGGCGACCCGGAGCTTCGAGGCCGGCCAACTGGGACTACCGGAACTCTTGCTGATTCGGAGGGAGATCCTCGATACACGCTTTGACTATCTAGCGGCGCTTCTGGAGGCCGCGCTCGCGCGAGTCACGTTGGACGCTCGCGCATCGGTGCTGAAATGA
- a CDS encoding efflux RND transporter periplasmic adaptor subunit, producing MNKFPLSFLLLALAGIASCGREPEPSPAEVVKAPETSAAPAADRGIVRIDQTMLRDLGITTAAVEARVGSEDVVLLGELAVDERTYAEVGVPVPARAMRLLAAPGDVVREGQVLVELQSPDLGRARAAYASAEARVGLADRALARKRELAAERIVPLREVQEAEAAAAEARAGVRAAAAELTSLGVVPGQGAEGDSGTFSLRSPVAGTVIERGITRGQMVDPATPAFRIANLTTLWLEAHAFERDAVRIAKGAKTRVTFSALPGREFPGTVSLIGGEVSKESRTVPIRIVVTNQTGVLRPGMSASVAVPVGTATQRVVTVPVAAVQRVKGEWCVFLPKDASTFEIRTIGRGRDLGGEVEVLSGLQAGEKIVVNGAFLLKAQVEKGAGGHGDHEAP from the coding sequence ATGAACAAATTCCCTCTCTCCTTCTTGTTGCTGGCCTTGGCAGGCATCGCGTCGTGCGGCCGTGAACCTGAACCGTCCCCAGCGGAGGTCGTCAAGGCACCTGAGACCAGCGCCGCACCAGCGGCTGACCGCGGCATCGTACGCATTGATCAGACGATGCTCCGAGATCTGGGCATCACGACGGCGGCAGTGGAAGCGAGGGTTGGCAGCGAAGACGTCGTGCTGCTCGGTGAACTCGCCGTGGACGAACGAACCTACGCCGAAGTGGGCGTGCCGGTGCCAGCGCGCGCTATGCGGCTGCTCGCCGCGCCGGGAGATGTCGTGCGTGAAGGCCAGGTGCTCGTCGAACTCCAGAGTCCGGACCTTGGGAGGGCGCGCGCGGCGTACGCGTCAGCCGAAGCGCGTGTGGGTCTGGCCGATCGCGCCTTGGCCCGCAAGAGGGAGCTTGCGGCGGAACGCATCGTGCCGCTTCGCGAAGTGCAGGAGGCAGAGGCCGCTGCGGCTGAGGCCCGCGCCGGAGTTCGAGCAGCGGCCGCGGAGTTGACGTCTCTTGGGGTCGTTCCTGGGCAAGGCGCTGAGGGCGACTCGGGAACATTCTCGCTCCGGTCGCCGGTGGCGGGCACGGTGATTGAGCGCGGCATCACGCGAGGCCAAATGGTCGACCCAGCGACGCCGGCGTTTCGGATCGCCAATCTCACGACCCTCTGGCTGGAGGCGCACGCCTTCGAGCGCGATGCCGTCCGGATCGCGAAAGGCGCAAAAACGCGTGTCACGTTCTCGGCGCTACCGGGCCGGGAGTTTCCAGGCACGGTGTCACTCATTGGCGGCGAGGTCTCCAAGGAGTCACGTACCGTCCCCATTCGCATTGTGGTGACGAATCAGACCGGTGTCTTACGGCCTGGCATGTCAGCCTCGGTTGCAGTGCCGGTGGGCACCGCGACGCAGCGGGTCGTGACCGTTCCCGTCGCCGCCGTGCAACGCGTCAAGGGCGAGTGGTGCGTGTTCTTGCCGAAAGACGCGAGCACATTTGAGATCCGCACGATTGGCCGCGGCCGCGATCTCGGTGGCGAAGTCGAAGTGCTCTCCGGTCTCCAGGCCGGCGAGAAAATCGTGGTGAACGGTGCGTTCCTTCTGAAGGCCCAGGTGGAGAAGGGTGCCGGCGGGCATGGGGATCACGAAGCGCCATGA
- a CDS encoding heavy metal translocating P-type ATPase yields MTRPDDVLAFKVHGMDCAEEVAVLKQVVGPLVGGEDRLAFDILNAKMIVTTRPHGPAEAAITRAVASTGMRAEPWQERGAVAAESTFWERRGHATLSAASGLLLVGGFLTHVAMAGNVEQALGSEGLGLSHDVPLLVQILYGAAILAGSWFVAPKAWYAVRRLRPDMNLLMTVAVIGAVAIGEWFEAATVSFLFGVSLALEAWSVGRARRAIEALMELAPPMARLLTNGVPNEVSPDVVAVGSLLLVKPGEKIPLDGLVVRGTSDVNQAPITGESVPVPKSAGATVFAGTINGDGALELETTKRANDSTLAHIISMVGAASSRRAPSEQWVERFARVYTPAVFGIAVLVLVVPPVAFGGAWPEWLYRALVFLVIGCPCALVISTPVSVVAGLAAAARNGVLVKGGAYLEVPARLRAIALDKTGTLTRGQPEVQEVVALSGHTETELLQRAAGLESHSEHPLAKAILAFAKARGVQPFLVEDFSILQGKGATGRLDGVEYWVGSHRYLEERGQETPEIHSRLEAMSGAGRSVVVVGDATHVCGLIAIADAVRPEARAIIAALRDAGIEHVVMLTGDNQATANAIAAQTGVTEVRAELLPADKVSAVEDLVNQCGSVAMVGDGVNDAPAMARATLGVAMGVAGSDAAIETADVALMSDDLSKLPWLITHSRRTLRIIRQNIGLSLAVKAIFAVLTFAGAASLWAAIAADMGVSLLVIFNALRLLRASSV; encoded by the coding sequence ATGACGCGCCCTGACGATGTCTTGGCATTCAAGGTCCATGGCATGGACTGCGCCGAAGAAGTGGCGGTGCTCAAGCAGGTCGTCGGGCCGTTGGTCGGAGGCGAGGACCGCCTCGCTTTCGACATCCTCAACGCCAAGATGATCGTGACGACGAGGCCGCACGGGCCAGCCGAAGCCGCGATAACGCGGGCAGTGGCTAGCACGGGGATGCGCGCCGAACCGTGGCAGGAGCGGGGTGCCGTCGCCGCCGAATCGACCTTCTGGGAACGGCGCGGCCATGCGACTCTCTCTGCGGCCAGCGGTCTGCTGCTCGTGGGCGGGTTCCTGACGCATGTAGCTATGGCCGGCAATGTCGAACAGGCGTTGGGGTCTGAGGGCCTGGGTCTGTCCCACGACGTGCCGCTACTGGTCCAAATCCTCTACGGAGCCGCGATTCTTGCCGGCAGTTGGTTTGTGGCGCCAAAGGCCTGGTACGCCGTTCGGCGCCTCCGGCCGGACATGAACCTGTTGATGACCGTGGCCGTGATCGGTGCGGTTGCCATCGGCGAGTGGTTCGAGGCCGCGACGGTCTCGTTCCTCTTCGGCGTTTCGCTCGCTCTTGAGGCGTGGAGCGTTGGCCGCGCGCGCCGCGCGATTGAGGCCCTCATGGAGCTTGCGCCGCCGATGGCCAGGCTGCTCACAAACGGCGTTCCGAATGAAGTCTCCCCCGACGTCGTTGCTGTCGGGTCTCTGCTGCTGGTGAAACCGGGCGAGAAGATTCCGCTCGACGGCCTCGTGGTCCGCGGCACGAGCGATGTGAACCAAGCTCCTATCACCGGTGAGAGTGTGCCGGTGCCGAAGAGCGCAGGCGCGACGGTATTCGCTGGGACGATTAACGGTGACGGCGCGCTCGAACTGGAGACGACCAAGCGGGCGAATGACAGCACGCTCGCCCACATCATCAGCATGGTCGGTGCTGCATCGAGCCGCCGAGCGCCTTCCGAACAATGGGTCGAACGGTTCGCGCGTGTCTATACGCCGGCGGTATTCGGCATCGCGGTCCTTGTGCTGGTCGTTCCGCCTGTCGCGTTCGGCGGCGCGTGGCCGGAGTGGCTCTACCGAGCGTTGGTCTTCCTCGTCATCGGCTGCCCCTGCGCGCTCGTGATTTCGACGCCAGTGAGCGTGGTAGCGGGACTGGCGGCGGCGGCAAGAAACGGGGTGCTCGTCAAAGGCGGGGCGTATCTTGAGGTCCCCGCTCGGCTTCGCGCCATCGCTCTCGACAAGACCGGCACCCTGACGCGTGGTCAGCCAGAAGTACAGGAAGTTGTCGCGCTCAGTGGCCACACAGAGACGGAACTTTTGCAGCGAGCCGCCGGCCTGGAATCTCATAGCGAACACCCCTTGGCGAAAGCCATCCTGGCCTTCGCGAAGGCGCGCGGTGTCCAACCGTTCCTCGTTGAAGACTTCAGCATCCTACAAGGCAAGGGCGCCACAGGCCGGCTTGACGGAGTTGAGTATTGGGTGGGGTCGCACCGGTATCTCGAAGAACGCGGTCAGGAGACGCCAGAAATCCATTCGCGGCTTGAGGCCATGTCTGGCGCCGGCCGGTCGGTCGTGGTCGTAGGCGATGCGACTCACGTCTGCGGCCTGATCGCAATCGCCGATGCGGTTCGGCCAGAGGCAAGGGCCATCATTGCGGCGCTGCGAGACGCGGGTATCGAACACGTCGTGATGCTCACCGGCGACAATCAGGCGACAGCGAACGCAATCGCGGCGCAAACCGGCGTCACAGAGGTGAGGGCGGAATTGCTCCCGGCCGACAAAGTCTCGGCGGTGGAGGATCTTGTGAATCAATGCGGCTCGGTCGCCATGGTGGGCGACGGCGTGAACGACGCGCCTGCCATGGCCCGCGCCACGCTCGGCGTCGCGATGGGCGTCGCCGGCAGCGACGCGGCAATTGAGACCGCCGACGTCGCGCTGATGTCGGACGACTTGTCGAAGTTGCCCTGGCTCATCACGCACTCAAGGCGCACGCTGCGAATCATCCGCCAAAACATTGGGCTGTCGCTGGCCGTCAAAGCCATCTTTGCTGTACTGACGTTCGCCGGTGCGGCCTCTCTTTGGGCCGCCATCGCGGCAGACATGGGCGTGTCGCTACTCGTTATCTTCAACGCCCTCAGGCTGCTCCGAGCAAGTTCCGTCTGA
- a CDS encoding redoxin domain-containing protein — protein sequence MAVVLLLSLLLAPQRTLVVPVGSLAPAFSVADDRGGTRSLAEFQGKYVVLEWHEKGCPYVSKHYKGGAMQKRQAEWMARGVVWLLINSSAEGFHSYLTPEDSRAYAASLKAQPPMLLDTSGKVGKAYGVTTALHMVIIDPSGKVAYNGAIDDQPKPEASSLVGAQNYVDAALTALLAGKTVATPTSIPYGCEVHYAR from the coding sequence ATGGCCGTCGTACTGCTTCTGTCTCTGCTCCTGGCGCCGCAGCGCACCCTGGTCGTACCTGTGGGATCACTGGCCCCCGCCTTTTCCGTGGCTGATGATCGCGGCGGCACACGATCGCTCGCGGAGTTCCAGGGCAAGTATGTTGTCCTTGAGTGGCACGAGAAGGGCTGCCCGTACGTCTCGAAGCACTACAAGGGTGGGGCCATGCAGAAGCGCCAAGCCGAGTGGATGGCACGCGGCGTGGTGTGGCTGCTCATCAACTCGTCCGCCGAGGGCTTTCACAGCTACCTGACGCCAGAGGATTCCCGCGCCTACGCGGCAAGCCTGAAAGCGCAACCGCCGATGCTGCTCGACACGTCGGGGAAGGTCGGCAAAGCGTACGGAGTGACGACGGCGCTGCACATGGTCATCATCGACCCGAGCGGCAAAGTGGCGTACAACGGCGCAATAGACGACCAGCCGAAACCAGAGGCGTCGTCACTGGTCGGCGCGCAGAACTACGTGGACGCGGCGTTGACGGCCCTGCTCGCGGGCAAGACCGTGGCCACGCCCACCAGCATTCCGTACGGCTGCGAAGTCCACTACGCCCGGTAG